A single window of Phaenicophaeus curvirostris isolate KB17595 chromosome 24, BPBGC_Pcur_1.0, whole genome shotgun sequence DNA harbors:
- the LOC138730715 gene encoding 11-beta-hydroxysteroid dehydrogenase 1-like isoform X2: MGRWQKTVMPFLGLVLAFWFYSARENFKPEMLKGKRVIVTGASTGIGEQMAYHLARMGAHVVITARTEAKLHQVAERCRELGAASARYISGTMEDMAFADRVVKEAGTLLGGLDMLILNHVGASYFGYYNGDVEHVRKLLEINFLSYVAMTTSALPMLKESEGSIVVVSSMAGKVGFPFTVPYSATKFALDGFFSSLRQEFAMQKVNVSITLCILGFIDTGECRFIGLIISFPASHPTFPAPLPPLSSFTSAAALLQPRGGRSGCQTLPREIPFLLHQKKLVSRSSFPLEERPPLVKTPPAPAKEHPRPP, encoded by the exons ATGGGTCGGTGGCAAAAGACTGTGATGCCCTTCTTGGGATTGGTTTTGGCCTTCTGGTTCTACTCTGCAAGGGAAAACTTCAAGCCGG AGATGCTGAAAGGGAAGCGGGTGATCGTCACCGGGGCGAGCACTGGGATCGGCGAGCAGATGGCGTATCACCTGGCGCGGATGGGAGCCCACGTTGTGATCACAGCGCGGACAGAGGCCAAGCTGCACCAA GTGGCAGAGCGGTGCcgggagctgggagcagcctcCGCACGGTACATCAGCGGCACCATGGAGGACATGGCCTTCGCCGACCGCGTGGTGAAGGAGGCAGGGACCTTGCTGG GAGGCCTCGACATGCTGATTCTTAACCATGTTGGCGCATCGTACTTTGGTTATTATAATGGGGATGTTGAACACGTACGGAAGCTTCTGGAGATCAACTTCCTCAGCTACGTGGCCATGACCACATCTGCCCTGCCCATGCTCAAGGAGAGCGAGGGCAGCATCGTGGTGGTTTCATCCATGGCAG GTAAAGTCGGGTTTCCCTTTACGGTTCCCTACTCTGCAACTAAGTTTGCCTTGGACGGATTTTTCAGCTCCCTGAGGCAGGAATTCGCCATGCAGAAAGTTAATGTTTCCATCACCCTCTGCATCCTCGGTTTCATCGATACCGGTGAGTGTCGTTTCATCGGCCTCATCAtctccttcccagcttctcatcccacctttccagcccctctgccaccACTCTCCTCcttcacctctgctgctgctctcctccagccccgCGGTGGTAGGAGCGGGTGCCAAACGCTACCCCGGGAGATCCCATTTCTCCTCCATCAGAAAAAGCTTGTCTCCCGGAGCTCCTTCCCACTCGAGGAGCGCCCTCCTCTGGTCAAGacacctcctgccccagccaAGGAGCATCCTCGCCCTCCGTGA
- the LOC138730715 gene encoding 11-beta-hydroxysteroid dehydrogenase 1-like isoform X1 produces the protein MEECPGAGRSALAGLLGSQLTAPFQGRQGIGFLNRVWINESPMPWSPEMLKGKRVIVTGASTGIGEQMAYHLARMGAHVVITARTEAKLHQVAERCRELGAASARYISGTMEDMAFADRVVKEAGTLLGGLDMLILNHVGASYFGYYNGDVEHVRKLLEINFLSYVAMTTSALPMLKESEGSIVVVSSMAGKVGFPFTVPYSATKFALDGFFSSLRQEFAMQKVNVSITLCILGFIDTGECRFIGLIISFPASHPTFPAPLPPLSSFTSAAALLQPRGGRSGCQTLPREIPFLLHQKKLVSRSSFPLEERPPLVKTPPAPAKEHPRPP, from the exons ATGGAAGAATGTCCTGGTGCCGGACGCTCTGCACTTGCAGGCTTGCTTGGCTCCCAGCTAACTGCTCCCTTTCAGGGACGCCAGGGGATTGGATTTTTAAATAGGGTTTGGATAAATGAAAGCCCCATGCCTTGGTCCCCAGAGATGCTGAAAGGGAAGCGGGTGATCGTCACCGGGGCGAGCACTGGGATCGGCGAGCAGATGGCGTATCACCTGGCGCGGATGGGAGCCCACGTTGTGATCACAGCGCGGACAGAGGCCAAGCTGCACCAA GTGGCAGAGCGGTGCcgggagctgggagcagcctcCGCACGGTACATCAGCGGCACCATGGAGGACATGGCCTTCGCCGACCGCGTGGTGAAGGAGGCAGGGACCTTGCTGG GAGGCCTCGACATGCTGATTCTTAACCATGTTGGCGCATCGTACTTTGGTTATTATAATGGGGATGTTGAACACGTACGGAAGCTTCTGGAGATCAACTTCCTCAGCTACGTGGCCATGACCACATCTGCCCTGCCCATGCTCAAGGAGAGCGAGGGCAGCATCGTGGTGGTTTCATCCATGGCAG GTAAAGTCGGGTTTCCCTTTACGGTTCCCTACTCTGCAACTAAGTTTGCCTTGGACGGATTTTTCAGCTCCCTGAGGCAGGAATTCGCCATGCAGAAAGTTAATGTTTCCATCACCCTCTGCATCCTCGGTTTCATCGATACCGGTGAGTGTCGTTTCATCGGCCTCATCAtctccttcccagcttctcatcccacctttccagcccctctgccaccACTCTCCTCcttcacctctgctgctgctctcctccagccccgCGGTGGTAGGAGCGGGTGCCAAACGCTACCCCGGGAGATCCCATTTCTCCTCCATCAGAAAAAGCTTGTCTCCCGGAGCTCCTTCCCACTCGAGGAGCGCCCTCCTCTGGTCAAGacacctcctgccccagccaAGGAGCATCCTCGCCCTCCGTGA